A stretch of DNA from Lawsonibacter asaccharolyticus:
ATAGGAATCAATGCGTTTGCCGGGTGTCCTCTGACTTCGGTTACATTCGCAGAGAACTTTGAATTAAAAGAAATCGGCACAGGTGCATTGTAAGCGTCAAATATAATATGAGATAAAAAGAACGAGAGCAGCCAATACTTTGTCTGCTCTCATTCTTTGCTTCTGGAAGCAATAAAAATTTTGAGACTACAATTTAAGCAGGGCGCTCAAATTCGTCAGAGCAGACTGCATGGAAAAGTACAGCAAGAAATTCAGCGGAACGCAAGCGCCTGTCAAGGTGTCTATGGGAAAGAGATTCCAACAAGGGGAGATTGTGCTTCCAGGCAATAGTAGATACAGTTCGAATATTTCGTTCCACCGCCTTCCAGTTCGTCCCATACTTCCTGGCGACATCGGGATACAGCCACTTTGTCACCAACAAAAGCCTGTCTTGCTGTTCCACGCACAAAGATACTGCATAAGCGGTATGGAGAAATCCTTTGTAATTAGCGGATATTCCAAGCTGGTATAATAGATCACAAATGGCTGAGGAGGCAACCATCGTATCATCTCCTTATATGGTTTCTAAAGACTTTATTAAATATTTCAATCCCTTTTAAGTGGAGATTAGAACATCATCCTTGTCAAGAATATTGAGTGCTGATTTTTGCCCGGGGTAGATGATCTGGGCGTGCTTGTACCAACGCCAATCCAGGCGTTGTCCGCAATGGTCACAAAAGTTCTGGCCTTCACGTTCCAAAGTGGCCATACACGCGGGACAGACAGGAAATGTGGTCAATCCGGCCGGGGATGTAAAAGCCATTGCTTGAGAAACCAGGAGCGGTTTGTTGCGCAGCAGCAACTTTGTAGTCGATTCAGGCGGAATATCAGACATTCCGAATATGTCAGGCGAGTCTCGGAAAAGAAAACCAGGGTCACGCTCAATGAATTCAAAAAACGGGATATCGGATTGAATGTAGACAGCTAGATAGGTAATAAAAACGCTGGGATCTGGTTCCTGCTTCATAGAGCGTCCCAGATAAGAAAGAACCAAATCTTGTTCCACAAGTGCATCCCAGCAGCGATGCGCCAAGCGTATCACGCTCTTGTACACAGTTTCAGGCTTTTTATGAAGCAGTCTGGCAACATCGGGGTAAATATGTTTCGTTGCTTTAATATCGGACATGGAGATATGCTGTTCAAATAAGAGGTCATTGGTAATGTTTAGAGCAAGAACGAGTGGACGAATATTCGGACGAGTTGTACCAAAAATATTGCGCAGGAAAATTTCTGTGTTTGCCATAAAAGAACCACCTTTCATAAGATAGTTCCATAATATGACAAGATCAGACAGATAGACGACATGGGATAAAACAGGACAAAACTTCCTTGTTTTTCCACACCGCGGTGCCAATAATCCCTATTGGAAAAAGCAAAAGCGGGCTTACCAATGGCAATCCCGCTTTCACAAGATATATTCTATTTCTTTGTAATACAACATTCTGGGGGAATATTTTCCGGGAGCAGCTTTGCGGCCCAGTTCTTGTCGGTAACTGCCAGTCCGGGTGCCTTGGAAAACACATGAACCAAATATCGGTATGGATCAAGGTTATTCTCCCTGGCCGTTTCAATCAGACTGTAAACAATGGCGCTGCTCTGAGCACCGCCCTCCGTATTGGCGAACAGCCAGTTCTTCCGCCCCATCACAAAGGGTTTAATGCTCCGCTCCGCCCGGTTGTTGCTTATTTCCAGACGCCCGTCCTCTAAAAAGCGTTTCAGATATGGCCACTGCTCCCGCAGATAGTACAGCGCCTTTCCCAAAGAGGACTTGGGCGGGGCGGTCTTCGTTTCCGCCCATGCCAACAAAGCGTCCATCACCGGCTTGGACCGAGCCAGACGCTGGATATAACGTTCTTCCGGCGGCAGATCCGCTAGTTCCTTTTCAATGGCGAAAAGAATATTACAGTATTGCAGTCCCTCCAACGCCGTGCAGCCAACCTGCTGCTCTTTTGGCAAGGCGTTCACCGCCTCGTCAAACTTTCGCCGCAGATGCGCCCAGCAGCCAACCACCCGGATGTTCTCCGGCAATCGGTGGTAGCCGGAATACCCATCCGCATGGAGCCAGCCCGTAAAGCCCTTGAGGAATGCTTCGGCATTCTCCGCCTTCCGGTTCTGCTGGTACTCATACAGAACTATGGGATGCTCGGCGTCTCCGCCAGTCCGGTACAGCCACATATAGCACTTGCTCCTGGCTGTCTGCCCTTCCAACTTCAGCACCTGCAAGGTTGTTTCATCCGCATGGAGAACCTCGCGCTGAAGCAACTGCCGGTGCAAGTGGTCATAGATGGGCCGCAGCCAGTCCTCCGCCACCCGCAGCACCCAGTTGCTCATCGTCTGCCGGGAGAGCATCACCCCAGCACGATTCCATTCCTGTTCCTGCCGGTACAGCGGAGCGTACATCACAAACTTCTGCACCATGATATGGGCCACAGCCTCCGGGGAGGCATAGCTGCCCGAAATCAGGGGAGGCTCTTTGGGGGCTTTCAGGATAGGTGTTTCCGTCCCTGTCTGCTTGCAGTTCTGGCAGGCGTATGTAAAATAAACATCTTCCCGGATCTTCACCTGGGCAGGGACCATTACCAGAGTACGGCGCACCTCGGTCCCAATCTCTGTCATGAGCGTACCGCATTCAGGACAGTTACGTTCAGACTCCGGGACGCGGTGCTCCACCACCTCAACAGGGATGTTCTCAGGCAGAACCTCCTCCACACGGGAGGATCGCTTCTGCCGGGTATGAGCGGCAACCCTGGTTTCCCTCGTGGCAGTCCTCCTGGTAGACAGCCATGCTTCCGTCTCATCAAACATGAAACTCAGCTGGCCAACCAACTCCTCCTTCGTCTGCTCGGAGGATGTCCCATAGACCTTCTTTTTGGCAAGACGCACCTGTTCCATCAGCCAGTCCAGCTTCTGGTTCAGTTCGTCTCGTTCCGCCTTTAGAGACTCATATTCCGCACGGGAAATGGTCATCATTTCTGTGCTGCTTGTGGTAATGTTCACTTCGTTTTTCATATCTTTATTATAACATAAAAACCCTTGAAATACCAGTTCTTTCAATGGTTTGCGAGAAAATAGCATCCAATTTTCAATGCTATACCATACTCAGGCCAGTCACTGCTTTGTGCGCTTTGGGCTGTTCGATCTTCAGCCCTTCCATCAGCCAGCGGTACTGCTGCGGCGTCAGCATCTTCACCTCAACTTCGGACCTCGGCCACTGGTACGCTCCCTGCTCCAGCCTCTTGTAGAGGAGGATGAAGCCATCCCGTTCCCAGTACAGCCCTTTTATTCGGTCCCGCTTTCGCCCGCAGAACAGAAACAGTGTGTTGGTGAATGGGTCCAGTTCAAACTGCTGCTGTACCATCGTGGCCAAACCATCGATCCCTTTGCGCAGATCTGTATATCCACAGGCGATGTAGACCTTGTCTGCTCCGGTAAAATCGTTCAGCATTGTCTCAGCAGCTCCACCAGAGTCCGCAGCAATTCCGGCCCCATTTCCTGATACAGATCAATGCTGCTACTCCCGATGTTGAGTGTAGCGGTACGTTCCGAATTATTTCGCAATGGTTGCGGTGCTGGCAGTTCTACAAATGTGCCCCCAGAACGTCCCTCGGCGTCTTTCCTACCTATACCGGACAGAACCTCTCTTTCCCATCGGTAATATGTTGTTGGCGTGATGCCCCGCTGGCGGCACCACTCCCGCACTGACAGCCCGCTGCTCCGGCAGTCCTGTATTGCCAATCCCCATTTCTGAACCTTTGCCTGGTGCTTCAGTTCATTGCTCGTCATCCGGATACACCGCCTAATAGTTAATAGTGCCGGAACGTCTCAAAACGTTCCACCACTATTCTCTCATGTCTGTCTACCCGTCACTTTACTTGACGCTTACGGTGCATTTGCCGGTGCAACGGTTAACGAGTTCATTATTCCTGAAGGTGTAGAGTCGATAGGTGATAGCATTCTCCATAACGGAAAAGTCACCAGCCTAATTCGGGTTCCCAGCACACTGACAGCAGGGTTTTCACTTGGCTGGGTATCTACAAGTGATAACTGCATATTAGATACAAGTCGAACAGTCCATCAGATCAAACCTTATGGAACCACTCGATATAAGCTTATTTATATTCCCGCTGAGAATCAGAAGTCCAATTACACCAGTCAAAATACCTTTGCTGTTACTAACGGTGGCATAGCCATTGGTAACAGCGAAGGTAACACGCTGATGGATGTGGAACGCAATGGCTATATCTTCGACGGCTGGTATCAAGATGCCAACTTCCAGACACCGGCGAACAAGAATGAGGCTGGTGACTATATCTATCAAAATAGCAAGACCTACTACGCCAAGTGGGTCTACAATATCACTTTTGATGCCAACGGCGGCGAGGGCACCATGGAAGCTCAGGCGGTCACCGAAGGCGATCAGACCACGAAATTGATGAACAGTACTTTTACCAGAGCCGACTACACCTGTGCCGGATGGAATACAAAACCGGATGGTACGGGGACAGCCTATGCGGCAGATGCGGTGGCCTCCACCGTCCCCAACGGAACCACCCTGTACGCCCAGTGGACCAAAAAAATTGGTGAGTCCACTCCATACACCGTGAACGCTATCCAGGGTCATGTCTACACTGGCAAGGAGATCAAGCCCACTGTTATCATTAAGAGTGGTGAAACGGTTTTGAACAGTGGATATACCGTTTCTTACTCCAATAACATCGATGTCGGTGAGGCAA
This window harbors:
- a CDS encoding transposase IS66, coding for MMTISRAEYESLKAERDELNQKLDWLMEQVRLAKKKVYGTSSEQTKEELVGQLSFMFDETEAWLSTRRTATRETRVAAHTRQKRSSRVEEVLPENIPVEVVEHRVPESERNCPECGTLMTEIGTEVRRTLVMVPAQVKIREDVYFTYACQNCKQTGTETPILKAPKEPPLISGSYASPEAVAHIMVQKFVMYAPLYRQEQEWNRAGVMLSRQTMSNWVLRVAEDWLRPIYDHLHRQLLQREVLHADETTLQVLKLEGQTARSKCYMWLYRTGGDAEHPIVLYEYQQNRKAENAEAFLKGFTGWLHADGYSGYHRLPENIRVVGCWAHLRRKFDEAVNALPKEQQVGCTALEGLQYCNILFAIEKELADLPPEERYIQRLARSKPVMDALLAWAETKTAPPKSSLGKALYYLREQWPYLKRFLEDGRLEISNNRAERSIKPFVMGRKNWLFANTEGGAQSSAIVYSLIETARENNLDPYRYLVHVFSKAPGLAVTDKNWAAKLLPENIPPECCITKK
- a CDS encoding IS66 Orf2 family protein — its product is MLNDFTGADKVYIACGYTDLRKGIDGLATMVQQQFELDPFTNTLFLFCGRKRDRIKGLYWERDGFILLYKRLEQGAYQWPRSEVEVKMLTPQQYRWLMEGLKIEQPKAHKAVTGLSMV